The following coding sequences are from one Ammospiza nelsoni isolate bAmmNel1 chromosome 5, bAmmNel1.pri, whole genome shotgun sequence window:
- the TMEM52B gene encoding transmembrane protein 52B isoform X2: protein MAPPRESCSGTEWNRLWYIWLVLVLGGLLLLCGLVSVCVRCCFQCQQAGDEAGPRPYEVTVIAFDHDSTLQSTITSLHSVFGPAARRILAVAHSHSAAQGTPPLCAPDTPPVYEEALHMSRFTVAKAGHKVPDLEPVPEEKPQAPAEGKDAQPALPGH from the exons ATGG CTCCCCCACGTGAGAG CTGTTCAGGTACAGAATGGAACCGTCTGTGGTATATCTG gctggtgctggtgctcggggggctcctgctgctgtgtggccTGGTCTCTGTGTGCGTCAGGTGCTGCttccagtgccagcaggcaggggaCGAGGCGGGCCCCCGGCCCTATGAGGTCACCGTCATTGCCTTCGACCATGACAGCACCCTGCAGAGCACCATCACCT CTCTCCACTCAGTGTTCGGGCCTGCTGCCAGGAGGATTTTAGCCGTGGCCCACTCGCACAGCGCTGCCCAGGGCACCCCGCCCCTCTGTGCCCCTGACACCCCTCCTGTGTATGAAGAAGCGCTGCACATGAGCAGGTTCACCGTGGCCAAGGCGGGCCACAAGGTGCCGGACCTGGAGCCGGTGCCGGAGGAAAAGCCACAGGCGCCCGCCGAGGGCAAGGACGCGcagccagccctcccaggaCACTGA
- the TMEM52B gene encoding transmembrane protein 52B isoform X1 yields the protein MHNSDVICFAIGSILWLPHVRGEEGCLNTELCSGTEWNRLWYIWLVLVLGGLLLLCGLVSVCVRCCFQCQQAGDEAGPRPYEVTVIAFDHDSTLQSTITSLHSVFGPAARRILAVAHSHSAAQGTPPLCAPDTPPVYEEALHMSRFTVAKAGHKVPDLEPVPEEKPQAPAEGKDAQPALPGH from the exons ATGCATAACTCAGACGTGATCTGCTTTGCTATAGGGAGTATCTTATGG CTCCCCCACGTGAGAGGTGAGGAAGGCTGCCTTAACACTGAACT CTGTTCAGGTACAGAATGGAACCGTCTGTGGTATATCTG gctggtgctggtgctcggggggctcctgctgctgtgtggccTGGTCTCTGTGTGCGTCAGGTGCTGCttccagtgccagcaggcaggggaCGAGGCGGGCCCCCGGCCCTATGAGGTCACCGTCATTGCCTTCGACCATGACAGCACCCTGCAGAGCACCATCACCT CTCTCCACTCAGTGTTCGGGCCTGCTGCCAGGAGGATTTTAGCCGTGGCCCACTCGCACAGCGCTGCCCAGGGCACCCCGCCCCTCTGTGCCCCTGACACCCCTCCTGTGTATGAAGAAGCGCTGCACATGAGCAGGTTCACCGTGGCCAAGGCGGGCCACAAGGTGCCGGACCTGGAGCCGGTGCCGGAGGAAAAGCCACAGGCGCCCGCCGAGGGCAAGGACGCGcagccagccctcccaggaCACTGA